In the Lysinibacillus sp. PLM2 genome, one interval contains:
- the yhfE gene encoding peptidase M28, with translation MTKLDETLTMFKELTDANGIAGNERAPREVMKKYISPYADEIEMDGLGSLIAKKTGDENGPKIMIAGHLDEIGFMVTQIDEKGFVKFQTVGGWWSHVMLSQRVTITTRKGEEIIGVIGSKPPHILPADARKKVMEMKDLFIDIGASSKDEVEEWGIRPGDMITPYFEFNVMKNEKMLLAKAWDNRIGCAIAIDVLKALKKEKHPNVVYGVGNVQEEVGLRGAKTSTFKIQPDIGFAVDVGVAGDTPGITPKESTSKIGDGPQIIIYDASMVSHKGLRDLVIDVAEEKNIPYQFDAMAGGGTDAGSMHLTGSGVPTLSIGIATRYIHSHAGILHRDDYDNTVKLIVEVVKRLDRETVDKITFG, from the coding sequence ATGACGAAATTAGATGAAACATTAACAATGTTTAAAGAGTTAACAGATGCGAACGGTATCGCAGGAAATGAACGTGCACCACGTGAAGTGATGAAAAAATATATTTCCCCTTATGCAGATGAAATTGAAATGGATGGGTTAGGAAGCTTAATCGCCAAAAAAACTGGGGATGAAAATGGTCCGAAAATTATGATCGCTGGCCACCTTGATGAAATCGGATTTATGGTGACTCAAATTGATGAAAAGGGATTTGTTAAATTCCAAACAGTCGGTGGTTGGTGGAGTCATGTAATGCTTTCCCAACGTGTGACAATCACGACTCGTAAGGGAGAAGAAATCATAGGTGTCATAGGTTCAAAACCTCCGCATATTTTACCAGCAGATGCACGTAAGAAAGTAATGGAGATGAAAGACTTATTTATCGATATTGGTGCATCTTCAAAGGATGAAGTGGAAGAGTGGGGCATCCGTCCGGGCGATATGATTACGCCTTATTTTGAATTCAATGTTATGAAAAATGAAAAAATGCTTCTTGCAAAAGCTTGGGATAACCGAATTGGTTGTGCCATTGCAATCGATGTTTTAAAAGCATTGAAGAAGGAGAAACATCCGAATGTTGTTTATGGGGTAGGTAATGTGCAAGAAGAAGTTGGCTTGCGTGGAGCAAAAACTTCTACATTTAAAATTCAACCAGATATCGGTTTTGCAGTAGATGTTGGTGTAGCAGGTGATACACCTGGTATTACTCCAAAAGAATCAACATCAAAAATTGGAGACGGCCCGCAAATCATCATTTATGATGCATCAATGGTTTCTCATAAAGGTCTTCGCGATTTAGTAATTGATGTTGCCGAAGAAAAAAATATTCCTTATCAGTTTGATGCAATGGCTGGTGGTGGGACAGATGCTGGCTCAATGCATTTAACGGGTAGCGGAGTACCAACATTATCAATTGGTATCGCAACACGCTATATCCACTCCCACGCAGGAATATTACACCGTGATGATTACGATAACACAGTGAAATTAATCGTAGAAGTCGTAAAACGATTAGATCGGGAAACAGTAGATAAGATTACGTTTGGATAA
- the ysdB gene encoding sigma-w pathway protein YsdB: protein MALLIRVLVFIIVIYIFYRIIRYLLDPKRKLDEAYEKGQYYFYDDVKNVRKNFFISYKGALFEGEKYLGTTENAFEVVSIFVWVLDTMQLQGFTKEDFYYLEKEILLNYPNAKINWKNPIEKLMNEENE, encoded by the coding sequence ATGGCTCTTCTTATTCGAGTGCTCGTATTTATTATTGTCATTTACATATTCTATAGAATTATACGTTATCTTTTAGATCCTAAGCGAAAGCTAGACGAAGCTTATGAAAAAGGACAGTACTATTTTTATGATGATGTAAAAAATGTAAGAAAGAACTTTTTCATTTCATATAAAGGTGCCCTATTTGAAGGTGAAAAATATTTAGGCACGACTGAAAATGCCTTTGAGGTCGTCTCAATTTTTGTGTGGGTGCTTGATACGATGCAGCTACAAGGTTTTACAAAAGAGGATTTTTACTATTTAGAAAAAGAAATTTTATTAAACTATCCAAATGCAAAGATAAATTGGAAAAATCCAATTGAAAAGCTTATGAATGAGGAAAATGAATAA
- a CDS encoding membrane protein, producing MWITLLAFMIVESIFLLALMGIDKSRAKKHEWRISEKTLFTIAIFGGACGGVLGMYLFRHKTRHNAFAFGFPLIAAIHIFILVKLYS from the coding sequence ATGTGGATTACACTATTGGCCTTTATGATTGTTGAATCAATTTTCTTGCTTGCTTTGATGGGGATAGACAAATCGCGTGCGAAAAAACATGAATGGAGAATTTCTGAAAAAACGCTATTCACCATTGCTATTTTTGGCGGAGCTTGTGGGGGAGTACTTGGAATGTATTTATTCCGACATAAAACTAGACATAATGCATTTGCATTTGGCTTTCCATTAATTGCAGCCATTCATATTTTTATACTTGTTAAGCTGTACTCATAA
- the rplT gene encoding 50S ribosomal protein L20, which translates to MPRVKGGTVTRKRRKKVLKLAKGYFGSKHTLYKVANQAVMKSGQYAYRDRRQKKRDFRKLWITRINAAARINGLSYSRLMHGLKVAGIEVNRKMLAELAVNDAAAFAQLAEEAKKAVAK; encoded by the coding sequence ATGCCACGCGTAAAAGGCGGAACAGTAACGCGCAAGCGTCGTAAAAAGGTATTAAAATTAGCTAAAGGTTATTTTGGTTCAAAACATACTTTATATAAAGTTGCTAACCAAGCAGTAATGAAATCAGGTCAATATGCATACCGTGACCGTCGTCAGAAAAAACGTGATTTCCGTAAATTATGGATCACTCGTATCAACGCTGCTGCTCGCATCAACGGTCTTTCTTATAGCCGTTTAATGCACGGTTTAAAAGTAGCTGGTATCGAAGTTAACCGTAAAATGTTAGCTGAATTAGCTGTAAACGATGCAGCTGCATTCGCACAATTAGCTGAAGAAGCTAAAAAAGCGGTAGCGAAATAA
- the rpmI gene encoding 50S ribosomal protein L35, which produces MPKMKTHRGAAKRFKKTGKGKLKFDRAYGSHLFANKSTKAKRHLRKAKVATSGDFKRIKSLLTYMK; this is translated from the coding sequence ATGCCAAAAATGAAAACTCACCGTGGCGCTGCGAAGCGTTTCAAAAAAACGGGCAAAGGAAAATTGAAATTTGACCGTGCTTACGGAAGCCACTTATTCGCTAACAAATCTACAAAAGCAAAACGTCACCTACGTAAAGCGAAAGTTGCAACATCTGGTGATTTCAAACGTATTAAATCTTTATTAACTTACATGAAATAA